CTTCGATGTGTTTATTTTCGCGCCTAAGACCGAGCACCGATGCTACTGCGGATGTCAATTCTTCCATCATACTGAGCAAATAGTCTTTTCTAAGCAAGCCGTTCCCTTCCTTTCATCCCGATGCCTAGACAACCAGAAACTTCTGTCTTCTGATTGTATGACATCCTTGTCTAAAAGCCAAATGCCACCGCCATGCCGCAATTTCATTTAACACAATTACAAATACTTTATAGCATCAAAGATTCGACACTCAGAAATCACGTATGGCACGTAACATTCCGTTAGTACAGTGTTTTGTAGCCGATCATGGACTAACGAAATAGAGTATTTGAAAATTTGATATTGATTCTCCGTTAGTCTCGTGTTATTTTTGTTTCATGCGAAACAAAAATAATCTTTATTATTTATTGATTCATATAATAAAATAAAATATTTATTTTCATTCGAAACAAAATTATGCATTGATATTTTACAGGGGAGGACGTTTAAGTATGGGAAAAAAATCCAGTGCGATACTACCGGAATATAAAGAGTTCATACAGCGACAGCATATTTTCTTTGTAGGATCAGCACCGATATCCGAGACGGGGCATGTGAATATTTCCCCCAAGGGATATGATTCCTTTCGTATTTTGTCAGATCAGGAGGTAGCCTATCTCGACTTGTCGGGAAGTGGCAACGAAACAAGTGCGCACATTATAGAGAACGGACGGGTAACCATCATGTTCTGTGCATTTGAAGGCGAGCCCAGTGTATTAAGACTCTATGGTACTGGCACAGTCGTGTTGCCCAATACAAAGCGTTGGAATGAGCTGTATCCTCTCTTTAATCCACTTCCTGGAGCAAGACAAATCATAGTAGTTGATGTTCATATGGTGCAGGATTCATGTGGTTTTGCAGTTCCCTTCATGACTTACACGAGCGAACGGGAAAAGCTGAAGGACGTGGCGATTCAGATGGGCGAAGAAGTACTTAAAAAGTATGCATACGAGAAAAGTTTAGAGAGTATTGATGGTTTGCCGACGGCGTTTGCCTTGAACAAAAATAATATGACTTAGGTATTCTGCACATTAACCGATATGATACAACAAGTCAGCAAAATTCAAATAAACTGAATGTATAGTGACCACATCTAAAAACAATTTGCATACAAGAAACCGGAACCTTCTGACGATCACATCAAAGGGTTCCGGTTTTTGGGCTTACCTTAGTCTACTTTTTCAAGTTTTGCTCCAAAAACGCCAAGATAGCATTAGCTAATAGCTCCGGTGCCTCAAACAGGCTCATGTGACCTGCTTCCGGCAGGGTAACCTGAGTTACTCCGGCCCGATCTGTTG
The Paenibacillus peoriae DNA segment above includes these coding regions:
- a CDS encoding pyridoxamine 5'-phosphate oxidase family protein; translated protein: MGKKSSAILPEYKEFIQRQHIFFVGSAPISETGHVNISPKGYDSFRILSDQEVAYLDLSGSGNETSAHIIENGRVTIMFCAFEGEPSVLRLYGTGTVVLPNTKRWNELYPLFNPLPGARQIIVVDVHMVQDSCGFAVPFMTYTSEREKLKDVAIQMGEEVLKKYAYEKSLESIDGLPTAFALNKNNMT